The Candidatus Phytoplasma asteris DNA segment TTTAAAGGCATGTTAAATAAAAAAAAACAAGCAAAATATTTTTTTGGTTTAATGAAAAAACCAGATCCTGAAGTAGAAGATGTTTCTAATTTTGATCTTTCTAAATTAAATAAAAAAGAATGTTTTTTAACTTTTAAACCAGATGCTGATGTTTTTAAAAATAAAAACGATAAAGAAAAAACCGAATTCAAAAATAAATTAATGAAGGATTTTTTAACAGTTTCTGCAGGCACTAATGATGATTATATTCAAAACAATAAATATCAAAAAAAAGAATTAAAAGATGCATTAGAATTTAGAACATATGAAGATAAAACCCCTCTTTCTTTAGAAAATATAAAATTAGATTTTGACAAAGATCATTATGCAGAAAATATCAAAAACACTTCCAATAATGATTCATCTAACATTGATATTAAATTTACAAACAACAATAACGACCATTTAATATCTAGAAAACTTTTTATAACTAATTCTTCAGTTCCAATTCAATTTCCTTCTAGACTGGAATGGAGCCTGTTTGGTTATTTTTGGAATGTTTTAATAATTTCAATTGGCTCTTTTTTATATTTTTTCTCAACTTTCTTAGTTTCTGGTGCTTCTGGTATGTTTTTTGGCAACTTAGGGTTAGGAATTGTTTTAGCTACTATTTTCATCCGTACTTTAACTTGGCCTATTTATACTAAAACAAGTACTTTGAGTATGAATATGAGTTTAATTCAGCCCGAAATTGAAAAAGTAAAGCAAAAATATGCTCTCAAAAAAGATCCTGCCTCAGCTCAAAAAATGCAGTTAGAAATTTTAAAAGTTTATCGCAAAAATAATTTTTCTTTTTGGGGCTTTTTATTGTCTTTCTTGCAACTTCCCTTATTTATTGCAATTAATCAAACCTTAAGTCGCTTTATTATTCCTGGAGGTATTTTTGCAACTGATAAATTAATTGAAAAGCCCTTTTTAGGATTCATTAATTTAAACCCTTCTAATCCCAATAATGCTTTTGTTATCTTTTTGCTTTCTTTTTTAGTGGGAGCAACGATGTTTATTTTGAATAAAATTAGTTTTAAAAAACCAGATTATTTAAAAACCCCTTCTTATCATTTGACTTCAGAACAAAAACAAAAAGCTAAACAATCAGAAAAAAGCATGAAAATTATGAGTGTTTTTATGATTTTAATGATGGTATTTTTCTCGCGTTCTAACCCAATATTGTCTTTATATTGGATTGTGGGAAACACCTATACTATTTTCCAAACTTTGCTCACTAGAAAAAAGATGCAACAAAAATATTTTGCATTAAAACAAAACGCTTTATAAAAACTTTTTCCTTCATCAATACTTGCAACAATTCAAAAATCAAAATAAGTAAAAAACAAACAAAACTTTTATATTTTTTTCTGCAGTTCTTAATTTTCATCCTTATAATTTTTAAAAAACATCTTTTGGAAAGCAACATATTTAGTTAGGATAATTTCTTCATAAATATATTTTTTATTTTGCAAAAAAAATATTTCAAACACCATTATCCAATTCCAAAATATCTTTTTCCAAACCCCAAATTCCTATCAAAAATAACAACCTAAATTAAAATTTAAAAAAAATCAAAAAAGCTTGCTTTTCATTTTTATATGTGCTATAATATCTAAGGTAAATAAATTTGAAATTGTTAAGCAATTTCGGAGGGATAGCGAAGTGGCTAAACGCAGCAGTCTGTAAAACTGTTCCGTAAGGTACGGTGGTTCGAATCCACCTCCCTTCACCATTAATTTTTTTAATCTTTGAAAACTGAAGATGATAATTAACGAATATTTTTAATTATTTTTTAACACCTTAAAATTGACACCAAAAAGCAATTTTTGATGTATCAATTTTGTAACATACGAAGAGTTTGATCCTGGCTCAGGATTAACGCTGGCGGCGTGCCTAATACATGCAAGTCGAACGGAAGTTTAAGCAATTAAACTTTAGTGGCGAACGGGTGAGTAACGCGTAAGCAATCTGCCCCTAAGACGAGGATAACAGTTGGAAACGACTGCTAAGACTGGATAGGAGACAAGAGGGCATCTTCTTGTTTTTAAAAGACCTAGCAATAGGTATGCTTAGGGAGGAGCTTGCGTCACATTAGTTAGTTGGTGGGGTAAAGGCCTAACAAGACTATGATGTGTAGCCGGGCTGAGAGGTTGAACGGCCACATTGGGACTGAGACACGGCCCAAACTCCTACGGGAGGCAGCAGTAGGGAATTTTCGGCAATGGAGGAAACTCTGACCGAGCAACGCCGCGTGAACGATGAAGTATTTCGGTACGTAAAGTTCTTTTATTAGGGAAGAATAAATGATGGAAAAATCATTCTGACGGTACCTAATGAATAAGCCCCGGCTAACTATGTGCCAGCAGCCGCGGTAATACATAGGGGGCAAGCGTTATCCGGAATTATTGGGCGTAAAGGGTGCGTAGGCGGTTAAATAAGTTTATGGTCTAAGTGCAATGCTCAACATTGTGATGCTATAAAAACTGTTTAGCTAGAGTAAGATAGAGGCAAGTGGAATTCCATGTGTAGTGGTAAAATGCGTAAATATATGGAGGAACACCAGTAGCGAAGGCGGCTTGCTGGGTCTTTACTGACGCTGAGGCACGAAAGCGTGGGGAGCAAACAGGATTAGATACCCTGGTAGTCCACGCCGTAAACGATGAGTACTAAACGTTGGGTAAAACCAGTGTTGAAGTTAACACATTAAGTACTCCGCCTGAGTAGTACGTACGCAAGTATGAAACTTAAAGGAATTGACGGGACTCCGCACAAGCGGTGGATCATGTTGTTTAATTCGAAGGTACCCGAAAAACCTCACCAGGTCTTGACATGCTTCTGCAAAGCTGTAGAAACACAGTGGAGGTTATCAGTTGCACAGGTGGTGCATGGTTGTCGTCAGCTCGTGTCGTGAGATGTTGGGTTAAGTCCCGCAACGAGCGCAACCCTTATTGTTAGTTACCAGCACGTAATGGTGGGGACTTTAGCAAGACTGCCAGTGATAAATTGGAGGAAGGTGGGGACGACGTCAAATCATCATGCCCCTTATGACCTGGGCTACAAACGTGATACAATGGCTGTTACAAAGGGTAGCTGAAGCGCAAGTTTTTGGCAAATCTCAAAAAAACAGTCTCAGTTCGGATTGAAGTCTGCAACTCGACTTCATGAAGTTGGAATCGCTAGTAATCGCGAATCAGCATGTCGCGGTGAATACGTTCTCGGGGTTTGTACACACCGCCCGTCAAACCACGAAAGTTGGCAATACCCAAAGCCGGTGGCCTAACTTCGCAAGAAGAGGGAACCGTCTAAGGTAGGGTCGATGATTGGGGTTAAGTCGTAACAAGGTATCCCTACCGGAAGGTGGGGATGGATCACCTCCTTTCTAAGGAAACAATTATCATCTTCAGTTTTGAGAGACTTAAGAAAGTTTTTCATTGTCACTTGCTTGCAAATTGTATTTGCAACATTTTAATCTTTTTAAGATTAAGGGCCTATAGCTCAGTTGGTTAGAGCACACGCCTGATAAGCGTGAGGTCGGTGGTTCAAGTCCATTTAGGCCCACCATAACCACAAATAGGCAAAATCTTAAAAAAGCTCTTTGAAAAGTAGATAAACGAAGGTTAAAAAATCAAAGGAACTAAGGGCGCACAGTGGATGCCTTGGCACTAAGAGCCGATGAAGGACGCAATTAACGGCGAAACGCCACGGGAAGCTGTAAATAAGTGAAGATCCGTGGGTCTCCGAATGGGAAAACCCATTACATTGAAGATGTAATATTCTTCTAATGCGATTTATCTTGTTAGAAGAAAGGAAACGCGGCGAACTGAAATATCTAAGTAACCGCAGGAAAAGAAAGTAATAACGATTCTGGTAGTAGTGACGAGCGAACCCGGAACAGCCTGATACCATTTCTAGTTACAAAATTTTAACGAAGTAGAAGCTTTTGGAAAGAAGCACCAAAGAAGGTGACAGTCCCGTAAACGTAAGTTAAAATCTAGGGTATCAATAAGTACGGCGAGACACGAGAAATCTTGTCGGAAGATGGGAGGACCATCTCCTAAGGCTAAATACTTCTTAGTGACCGATAGTGAACTAGTACCGTGAGGGAAAGGTGAAAAGAACCCCGAAAGGGGAGTGAAATAGATCCTGAAACTGTGTGCCTACAATTAGTCAAAGCACGTTAATGTGTGATGGCTTGCCTTTTGCAGAATGAACCGGCGAGTTATGATATGGAGCAAGGTTAAGTTTTAAGGAACGGAGCCGTAGCGAAAGCGAGTCTTAATAGGGCGTTTAGTTGCATGTCATAGACCCGAAACTGAAGTGAGCTAGCCATGAGCAGGTTGAAGTTTAGGTAAAACTAAATGGAGGACCGAACCAGGACACGTTGAAAAGTGTTTGGATGACTTGTGGCTAGGGGTGAAATTCCAATCGAACTCAGAGATAG contains these protein-coding regions:
- a CDS encoding YidC/Oxa1 family membrane protein insertase, yielding MDVRNHSSKKKFLFLAIFLFGLFFWLLTPPKREKIEVFDKVFVFKSSEKYEEYFTNNDPSKLNECADIFVVYVINNKKKEIQIAMQDEFKGMLNKKKQAKYFFGLMKKPDPEVEDVSNFDLSKLNKKECFLTFKPDADVFKNKNDKEKTEFKNKLMKDFLTVSAGTNDDYIQNNKYQKKELKDALEFRTYEDKTPLSLENIKLDFDKDHYAENIKNTSNNDSSNIDIKFTNNNNDHLISRKLFITNSSVPIQFPSRLEWSLFGYFWNVLIISIGSFLYFFSTFLVSGASGMFFGNLGLGIVLATIFIRTLTWPIYTKTSTLSMNMSLIQPEIEKVKQKYALKKDPASAQKMQLEILKVYRKNNFSFWGFLLSFLQLPLFIAINQTLSRFIIPGGIFATDKLIEKPFLGFINLNPSNPNNAFVIFLLSFLVGATMFILNKISFKKPDYLKTPSYHLTSEQKQKAKQSEKSMKIMSVFMILMMVFFSRSNPILSLYWIVGNTYTIFQTLLTRKKMQQKYFALKQNAL